One Panicum virgatum strain AP13 chromosome 3N, P.virgatum_v5, whole genome shotgun sequence DNA segment encodes these proteins:
- the LOC120665189 gene encoding ammonium transporter 2 member 1-like codes for MAASGGAYAAQLPAVPEWLNKGDNAWQLTAATLVGIQSMPGLVVLYGSIVKKKWAVNSAFMALYAYASSLLVWVLVGFRMAFGERLLPFWGKAGVALSQDYLVRRAALSATAHGDTPRTEPFYPEATLVLFQFEFAAITLVLLAGSVLGRMNIKAWMAFTPLWLLFSYTVGAFSLWGGGFLYHWGVIDYSGGYVIHLSSGVAGFTAAYWVGPRLKSDRERFSPNNILLMIAGGGLLWMGWAGFNGGAPYAANIAASVAVLNTNVSAATSLLTWTCLDVIFFGKPSVIGAVQGMMTGLVCITPGAGLVQTWAAVIMGVFAGSVPWFTMMILHKKSALLMRVDDTLAVFHTHAVAGLLGGLLTGLLATPGLLEIESPVPGLRGAFYGGGIRQVGKQLAGAAFVVAWNVVVTSLILLAIGLVVPLRMPDEQLMIGDDAAHGEEAYALWGDGEKFDATRHDVSRVGGGGMEREGSVEQRLSGMGARGVTIQL; via the exons ATGGCGGCGTCCGGCGGCGCGTACGCGGCGCAGCTCCCGGCGGTGCCGGAGTGGCTGAACAAGGGCGACAACGCGTGGCAGCTGACGGCGGCGACGCTGGTGGGCATCCAGTCCATGCCGGGGCTGGTGGTGCTGTACGGCAGCATCGTGAAGAAGAAGTGGGCCGTGAACTCGGCCTTCATGGCGCTCTACGCCTACGCCTCGTCGCTGCTGGTGTGGGTGCTGGTCGGCTTCCGCATGGCGTTCGGGGAGCGCCTACTCCCGTTCTGGGGCAAGGCCGGGGTGGCGCTCTCCCAGGATTACCtggtccgccgcgccgcgctctcGGCCACGGCGCACGGGGACACGCCGCGCACCGAGCCCTTCTACCCGGAGGCCACGCTGGTGCTGTTCCAGTTCGAGTTCGCCGCCATCACGCTGGTGCTCCTGGCCGGCTCCGTCCTGGGCCGCATGAACATCAAGGCCTGGATGGCCTTCACCCCGCTCTGGCTCCTCTTCTCCTACACCGTCGGCGCCTTCAGCCTCTGGGGCGGCGGCTTCCTCTACCACTGGGGCGTCATCGACTACTCCGGCGGATACGTCATCCACCTGTCCTCCGGCGTCGCCGGCTTCACCGCCGCCTACTGG gtgggcccgcgGCTGAAGAGCGACCGGGAGCGCTTCTCCCCGAACAACATCCTGCTGatgatcgccggcggcgggctgctGTGGATGGGCTGGGCCGGGTTCAACGGCGGCGCGCCCTACGCCGCCAACATCGCCGCGTCCGTGGCCGTGCTCAACACCAACGtctccgccgccaccagcctCCTCACCTGGACCTGCCTCGACGTCATCTTCTTCGGCAAGCCGTCCGTCATCGGCGCCGTGCAGGGCATGATGACGGGGCTCGTCTGCATCACCCCCGGAGCAG GGCTGGTGCAGACATGGGCGGCGGTGATCATGGGCGTGTTCGCGGGCAGCGTGCCATGGTTCACCATGATGATCCTGCACAAGAAGTCGGCGCTGCTGATGCGGGTGGACGACACGCTGGCGGTGTTCCACACGCACGCCGTCGCGGGCCTGCTGGGCGGCCTCCTCACGGGGCTGCTGGCCACGCCGGGGCTCCTGGAGATCGAGTCCCCCGTGCCGGGCCTCCGCGGCGCCTTCTACGGCGGCGGCATCCGGCAGGTCGGGAAGCAGCTGGCGGGCGCCGCGTTCGTGGTGGCGTGGAACGTCGTGGTCACCTCGCTCATCCTGCTCGCCATCGGCCTGGTGGTGCCGCTGCGGATGCCCGACGAGCAGCTCATGATCGGCGACGACGCCGCGCACGGGGAGGAGGCCTACGCGCTCTGGGGCGACGGGGAGAAGTTCGACGCCACGCGGCACGACGTGTCcagggttggcggcggcggcatggagaGGGAAGGGTCGGTGGAGCAGCGGCTGTCTGGCATGGGAGCCAGGGGCGTCACCATCCAGCTGTAG
- the LOC120665188 gene encoding uncharacterized protein LOC120665188: MAAPAPRSWAQLHADMLREILRRVPCAIDRLHMSVACISWRVVLAAEAMDAPPRIPSLFLLPADATGVYCYLSGCRDHRKFPGPRHFGSYDGSWFFLAYGQTRGHRLLNIRTGESRAVPNVLGVRDGVADRFHNMVILAATLSLPPDDLDCIAAGIVAYQPNAGAPRRRHFAFWQLGDRAAFCYVEPHPNAPVGPGMEPEDVVYHGGSFHFLTQGEHILECAPVLDDIGFVLEVTVDLIRFQNAGHSYAEFVRARYLVASREELLMVVRFAPNPQAPTSSFKVFRKLQQQMPGDGKKEADEYHWNWSELDTLGGRMLFVGRGCSRSYEVDQYVGFKDGVYFLDDGCFYDDEIMFRGVNDRRYSCSDIGKWSEGPPPHVERFFPEQGPSCNSPPAWLLP, translated from the coding sequence ATGGCTGCGCCTGCGCCTCGGTCATGGGCGCAGCTCCACGCCGACATGCTGCGCGAGATTTTGCGCCGCGTCCCCTGCGCAATCGACCGTCTCCACATGTCCGTCGCCTGCATCTCTTGGCGCGTGGTGCTCGCGGCGGAAGCCATGGACGCGCCACCGCGGATCCCGTCGCTCTTCCTCCTGCCCGCCGACGCGACGGGCGTGTACTGCTACCTCAGCGGCTGCCGCGACCACCGCAAGTTCCCCGGCCCCCGCCACTTCGGCTCGTACGACGGCTCCTGGTTCTTCCTCGCCTACGGCCAGACCCGCGGGCACCGGCTGCTCAACATCCGCACCGGGGAGTCCCGCGCCGTCCCCAACGTGCTCGGGGTCCGGGATGGCGTCGCTGACCGATTCCACAACATGGTCATCCTCGCCGCCACCCTCTCGCTCCCACCGGATGACTTGGATTGCATCGCCGCTGGCATCGTCGCCTACCAGCCGaacgccggcgcgccgcgccggcgccactTCGCGTTCTGGCAGCTCGGCGATCGGGCGGCCTTCTGCTATGTTGAGCCTCACCCTAACGCGCCAGTTGGGCCGGGGATGGAACCGGAGGACGTCGTGTACCACGGTGGCTCCTTCCATTTCCTCACCCAAGGCGAACACATCCTCGAGTGCGCGCCGGTCCTTGATGATATTGGGTTTGTCCTGGAAGTAACAGTGGACTTAATCCGCTTCCAGAACGCGGGGCACAGCTACGCCGAGTTCGTCCGCGCCCGCTACCTCGTGGCGTCCCGCGAGGAACTGCTGATGGTCGTCAGGTTCGCTCCCAATCCTCAGGCACCGACATCGTCGTTCAAGGTGTTCCGGAAGCTCCAACAGCAGATGCCAGGCGACGGCAAGAAGGAGGCTGATGAGTACCATTGGAACTGGAGCGAGCTGGACACGCTGGGTGGCCGGATGCTGTTCGTGGGGCGAGGATGCTCCAGATCCTACGAGGTTGATCAGTACGTGGGGTTCAAGGACGGCGTCTACTTCTTGGATGATGGGTGCTTCTACGACGACGAGATCATGTTCCGCGGTGTCAATGATAGGCGGTACTCTTGCAGCGACATCGGCAAGTGGTCGGAAGGGCCGCCTCCCCATGTCGAACGCTTCTTCCCGGAGCAGGGCCCTTCGTGCAACTCTCCTCCGGCTTGGCTTCTCCCTTGA
- the LOC120665187 gene encoding RING-H2 finger protein ATL66-like, producing MAAQEGAAGGSQQVVMRWRYGDVGDSNFAVHGRAVPLLVGLLCAVVFFVALCLYIRWRCHRYTPDPEADASSSSAAAAATASLPGLDADAIRRLPFTLYRPPASPPNGLPGKGDNGGDGEADEHAAALCSICISALVAGEEVRVLPPCGHCFHPDCVDLWLRSQASCPLCRCLLAAAINGSDDAV from the coding sequence aTGGCAGCGCAGGAGGGCGCCGCGGGCGGGAGCCAGCAGGTGGTGATGCGGTGGCGGTACGGGGACGTGGGCGACAGCAACTTCGCGGTGCACGGGCGCGCCGTGCCGCTGCTCGTGGGCCTGCTCTGCGCCGTCGTCTTCTTCGTCGCGCTCTGCCTCTACATCCGCTGGCGGTGCCACCGGTACACGCCCGACCCGGAGGCGGACGCGTCCTcctcgtccgcggcggcggcggccacggcgtcgcTGCCCGGCCTCGACGCCGACGCCATCCGCCGGTTGCCCTTCACGCTGTACCGCCCGCCCGCGTCGCCTCCGAATGGCCTCCCGGGTAAAGGCGACAACGGCGGGGACGGGGAGGCCGACGAAcacgcggcggcgctgtgctcgATCTGCATCAGCGCGCTGGTGGCCGGCGAGGAGGTGAGGGTGCTCCCGCCCTGCGGCCACTGCTTCCACCCCGACTGCGTCGACCTTTGGCTCCGGTCCCAGGCCAGCTGCCCGCTCTGCCGATGCCTCCTCGCGGCCGCCATCAACGGAAGCGACGACGCCGTGTGA
- the LOC120665190 gene encoding UPF0098 protein CPn_0877/CP_0992/CPj0877/CpB0906-like, with the protein MAQEISLRLKASTTAPMPQESLRLVSHPIAAHDGRLPRQYTREGQGAKKDMSPPLEWYGVPEGTRSLALVVQDIDADPVVPWTHWVVANIPPDTKGLPEGFSGKEGAAGREFGGLQEGINDWKQPGWRGPVPPSRGHRIQFKLYALDDEVHLGNKVTKDKLVEAIEGHVLGEAELTAVAVF; encoded by the exons ATGGCGCAGGAGATCAGCCTGAGGCTGAAAGCAAGCACGACGGCGCCGATGCCGCAGGAGAGCCTGCGGCTGGTGTCGCACCCGATCGCGGCGCACGACGGGCGGCTTCCGCGGCAGTACACGCGGGAGGGGCAGGGCGCGAAGAAGGACATGTCGCCGCCGCTGGAGTGGTACGGCGTCCCCGAGGGCACGCGGTCGCTGGCGCTGGTGGTGCAGGACATCGACGCGGACCCCGTCGTGCCGTGGACGCACTGGGTGGTGGCCAACATCCCGCCCGACACCAAGGGCCTCCCCGAGGGGTTCTCCGGCAaggagggcgcggcggggcgcgagTTCGGCGGCTTGCAGGAGGGCATCAACGACTGGAAGCAGCCCGGGTGGCGCGGGCCCGTGCCGCCGTCCCGCGGCCACCGCATCCAGTTCAAGCTCTACGCGCTCGACGACGAGGTGCACCTCGGCAACAAG GTGACCAAGGATAAGCTCGTGGAGGCCATCGAGGGGCACGTGCTGGGAGAGGCCGAGCTGACCGCCGTCGCCGTGTTCTAA